In Populus alba chromosome 1, ASM523922v2, whole genome shotgun sequence, a single window of DNA contains:
- the LOC118039235 gene encoding uncharacterized protein isoform X2 has protein sequence MQLLIKSADSLDDCIYAEIRTRIPETISWDYNFEPAGSTPLSFTVKSAALKEAIDDLEWPGSSIQIILKPVPPSVTFRGEGHGDLQIDFMYYANTDLLIAFHCEHQVSYRYKYKFLRATTSNIPSSVTKDNRGSKLTIGRGGMLKVQHLVSVARPSTSHQHIDSAGYQQPSRIAYIEFFVKPEEDEDTVND, from the exons ATGCAGCTCCTAATCAA GTCTGCTGATTCACTAGATGACTGCATTTATGCGGAAATCAGGACTAGAATCCCAGAGACAATTTCATGGGACTACAACTTTGAACCTGCAGGAAGCACACCGCTTAGCTTCACTGTCAAG TCTGCAGCGCTGAAGGAAGCTATTGATGATCTTGAATGGCCAGGATCTAGCATCCAGATCATACTAAAACCAGTACCCCCGTCTGTTACCTTCAGAGGAGAAGGCCATGGAGACTTACAG ATAGACTTCATGTATTATGCAAACACTGATCTGCTAATTGCATTTCACTGCGAGCACCAAGTCTCTTACCG GTATAAATACAAGTTCCTTCGAGCCACAACTTCTAACATACCCAGTAGTGTTACTAAAGACAACAGAGGAAGCAAGTTGACCATTGGAAGAGGTGGAATGTTGAAAGTTCAGCATCTGGTTTCTGTTGCAAGACCATCTACTTCACATCAACACATTGATTCTGCTGGCTATCAGCAACCCAGTCGAATTGCTTATATTGAGTTCTTTGTGAAGCCAGAGGAAGATGAAGACACCGTAAATGATTGA
- the LOC118039236 gene encoding uncharacterized protein gives MSKINTLLSRIKPLHHPKPISPSPFPYPPHIKILVKDIIQILSTHPHWEKSLETRFSGCETPVSGIAHFVFDRIRDPGLGLKLFEWASKRSDFNDLLDGFSCSSLLKLLARCRVFLEVENLLETMKCKDLAPTREALSFVIGAYVDSGLVNRALELYHIAYDIHNYLPDVIACNALLNALIQQKKVEIAREVYEEMVKMDGCWDNYSVCIMVRGLCKERKVEEGRKLINDRWGKGCIPNIVFYNALVDGYWKRGDAERANGLFKELKMKGFLPTTETYGIMINGFCKKCNFKAVDRLLVEMKERGVDVNVQVYNSIVDAQIKHGCKTEVGKTLRWIAENGCEPDITTYNTLISGSCRDGKVDEAEELLEHAIKRGLSPNKLSYTPLIHVYCKQGKCVRALDLFIGLTERGHPLDLVAYGALVHGLVAAGEVDVALTVRDKMVERGVLRDANVYNVLMNGLCKKGRLSAAKLLLVEMLHQNLSLDAFVSATLVDGFIRHGKLDEAKKLFELTIANGMDPGVVGYNAMIKGYCKFGMMNDALTCVQRMKDGDHMPDEFTYSTIIDGYVKQNDLHNALKLFGQMVKQKCKPNVVTYTSLINGFCRTGDSSKAKKTFEEMRSSGLNPNVVTYTILIGCFCKEGKISKACSFFELMLQNRCIPNDVTFNYLINGLTNNVATAISNKANESLEIKASLMMDFFRTMISDGWEQRVAAYNSVLICLCHHKMVNAALQLRDKMTGKGIFPDPVSLAALVYGLCLEGRSKEWQNTISCKLNEWELQIAVKYSQKLNQFLPEGLTSEASKVFHALLESVKLHIQENNLIVSARNRS, from the coding sequence ATTAAAATTCTTGTCAAAGACATCATCCAAATCCTCAGTACCCATCCACACTGGGAAAAATCTCTCGAAACCCGTTTTTCAGGCTGCGAAACTCCAGTTTCGGGGATTGCCCACTTTGTGTTTGATCGAATTCGCGACCCAGGATTGGGTTTGAAGCTCTTCGAATGGGCCTCGAAACGATCGGATTTTAACGATTTGCTTGATGGGTTTTCTTGTTCTTCACTTTTGAAGCTTTTAGCGAGGTGTAGAGTGTTTTTGGAGGTTGAGAATTTGTTAGAGACTATGAAGTGTAAAGATTTGGCTCCCACCCGCGAAGCCTTGAGTTTTGTTATTGGCGCGTATGTGGATTCTGGGTTGGTTAATAGAGCTCTTGAGCTGTACCATATTGCTTATGATATTCATAATTACCTGCCTGATGTCATTGCTTGCAATGCGTTGCTCAATGCCCTTATTCAACAGAAAAAAGTTGAGATTGCCCGTGAAGTGTACGAAGAAATGGTTAAAATGGATGGATGTTGGGATAACTATAGTGTTTGTATAATGGTGAGGGGGTTGTGTAAAGAAAGGAAGGTAGAGGAGGGTAGAAAGTTGATTAATGATAGGTGGGGAAAGGGGTGCATTCCTAATATTGTATTCTATAATGCTCTCGTTGATGGGTATTGGAAGAGAGGTGATGCTGAAAGAGCTAATGGCCTTTTCAAGGAGTTGAAAATGAAGGGTTTTTTACCTACAACTGAAACTTATGGGATTATGATTAATGGATTCTGtaaaaaatgcaatttcaaGGCAGTTGATAGGCTTTTGGTGGAAATGAAGGAGAGGGGTGTAGATGTGAATGTTCAAGTTTATAACAGTATCGTTGATGCTCAAATTAAGCATGGTTGTAAGACTGAAGTGGGGAAGACTTTAAGATGGATTGCTGAGAATGGATGTGAGCCTGATATCACAACCTATAATACTTTGATTAGTGGTTCATGTAGGGATGGGAAAGTTGATGAAGCTGAAGAGCTTCTAGAACATGCAATAAAGAGGGGGTTGTCGCCCAATAAACTTAGTTATACTCCCCTTATACATGTCTATTGCAAACAAGGGAAATGTGTTAGGGCCTTAGATTTATTCATTGGGTTGACAGAGAGAGGGCATCCACTAGATTTGGTTGCCTATGGAGCTCTTGTTCATGGCCTGGTTGCCGCCGGGGAGGTTGATGTTGCATTGACAGTTCGAGATAAAATGGTGGAGAGAGGAGTGTTACGTGATGCAAATGTTTACAATGTATTAATGAATGGACTTTGCAAGAAGGGGAGGCTTTCTGCTGCCAAGCTCTTGCTTGTGGAGATGCTTCACCAAAATTTATCCCTTGATGCATTTGTTAGTGCTACTCTGGTTGATGGATTTATAAGACATGGCAAACTCGATGAGGCCAAAAAGCTCTTTGAGCTCACAATTGCAAATGGTATGGATCCTGGTGTTGTGGGCTACAATGCCATGATTAAGGGTTATTGCAAATTTGGAATGATGAATGATGCACTGACGTGTGTCCAAAGAATGAAAGATGGGGATCATATGCCTGATGAGTTCACTTATTCAACAATCATTGATGGGTATGTAAAGCAGAACGACTTGCATAATGCACTGAAGTTGTTTGGACAGATGGTGAAACAAAAATGCAAGCCAAATGTGGTAACTTACACCTCTCTAATTAATGGATTTTGTCGCACTGGAGACTCCAGCAAGGCTAAAAAGACATTTGAAGAGATGCGATCTTCTGGATTGAACCCTAATGTTGTTACATACACTATTCTTATTGGGTGCTTCTGTAAGGAGGGAAAAATTTCAAAAGCTTGCTCCTTTTTTGAACTAATGTTGCAGAACAGGTGCATTCCTAATGATGTTACTTTCAACTATCTGATAAATGGCCTAACGAACAATGTGGCAACTGCAATTTCTAACAAAGCAAATGAGTCTCTAGAGATTAAAGCTTCTCTGATGATGGATTTTTTTAGAACGATGATTTCAGATGGATGGGAGCAGAGGGTTGCTGCTTATAATTCTGTGCTCATTTGCCTTTGCCATCATAAAATGGTTAATGCCGCTTTGCAGCTTCGTGATAAAATGACAGGAAAGGGGATCTTTCCAGATCCTGTTTCTTTAGCTGCCCTGGTATATGGTCTTTGTTTGGAAGGGAGATCGAAGGAGTGGCAGAATACCATCTCCTGTAAATTGAATGAATGGGAACTCCAGATTGCTGTTAAGTACTCACAGAAATTGAACCAGTTTCTACCCGAAGGACTAACTTCTGAGGCTTCGAAGGTCTTCCACGCGTTGCTTGAGAGTGTCAAGCTCCATatccaagaaaataatttaattgtctCAGCAAGAAACAGGAGCTga
- the LOC118039235 gene encoding uncharacterized protein isoform X1, with protein MSSSAMEADTSDLVCQLDNVQGIVDALSTVRWKRHQDAVVELSEHGIVLIVEETGCLQAKVYLQKELFIRYEYTAQGRPRFGLSLGLFVDCLNTFSVPGHSSTIEIRYPGPDMQLLIKSADSLDDCIYAEIRTRIPETISWDYNFEPAGSTPLSFTVKSAALKEAIDDLEWPGSSIQIILKPVPPSVTFRGEGHGDLQIDFMYYANTDLLIAFHCEHQVSYRYKYKFLRATTSNIPSSVTKDNRGSKLTIGRGGMLKVQHLVSVARPSTSHQHIDSAGYQQPSRIAYIEFFVKPEEDEDTVND; from the exons atgagCTCCTCGGCGATGGAGGCAGATACATCCGATCTGGTGTGCCAACTCGACAACGTCCAAGGCATTGTCGACGCCCTCTCCACCGTCCGGTGGAAACGTCACCAG GACGCGGTTGTTGAATTATCGGAACACGGTATCGTTTTGATTGTTGAAGAAACCGGCTGTCTTCAAGCCAAAGTTTATCTTCAAAAAGAg CTTTTTATTAGATATGAATATACTGCTCAAGGGCGGCCTCGATTTGGATTGAGCTTGGGGCTTTTTGTCGATTGCTTGAATACATTTTCGGTTCCTGGGCATTCCAGCACCATTGAAATTCGATACCCTGGACCAGACATGCAGCTCCTAATCAA GTCTGCTGATTCACTAGATGACTGCATTTATGCGGAAATCAGGACTAGAATCCCAGAGACAATTTCATGGGACTACAACTTTGAACCTGCAGGAAGCACACCGCTTAGCTTCACTGTCAAG TCTGCAGCGCTGAAGGAAGCTATTGATGATCTTGAATGGCCAGGATCTAGCATCCAGATCATACTAAAACCAGTACCCCCGTCTGTTACCTTCAGAGGAGAAGGCCATGGAGACTTACAG ATAGACTTCATGTATTATGCAAACACTGATCTGCTAATTGCATTTCACTGCGAGCACCAAGTCTCTTACCG GTATAAATACAAGTTCCTTCGAGCCACAACTTCTAACATACCCAGTAGTGTTACTAAAGACAACAGAGGAAGCAAGTTGACCATTGGAAGAGGTGGAATGTTGAAAGTTCAGCATCTGGTTTCTGTTGCAAGACCATCTACTTCACATCAACACATTGATTCTGCTGGCTATCAGCAACCCAGTCGAATTGCTTATATTGAGTTCTTTGTGAAGCCAGAGGAAGATGAAGACACCGTAAATGATTGA